One Mya arenaria isolate MELC-2E11 chromosome 7, ASM2691426v1 genomic window carries:
- the LOC128240633 gene encoding uncharacterized protein LOC128240633: MYKNSKAAVKGKIDLARKTGGGGMICLSQSEEVMANHLEIFNARQLNGVPGGFECGAAAKDEHGVVEESGWSSLLENMDTDIIRNVIDYHSSEADICKANAPLEDAVGDCDVPSTSGFVPSKGKMSRRK, encoded by the exons ATGTACAAAAACTCGAAGGCAGCTG TGAAAGGGAAGATCGACTTAGCTCGAAAGACTGGTGGTGGGGGAATGATTTGCCTAAGCCAGTCAGAGGAAGTAATGGCCAACCATTTAGAAATATTCAATGCTCGGCAGCTAAATGGGGTCCCAGGAGGGTTTGAAT GTGGAGCAGCTGCTAAAGATGAGCATGGAGTGGTTGAGGAAAGTGGATGGAGTTCGCTCCTCGAAAATATGGATACAGATAT catTCGAAATGTCATTGACTATCATTCAAGTGAAGCTGATATCTGCAAAGCAAATGCCCCATTAGAGGATGCAGTGGGTGATTGCGATGTGCCAAGCACATCTGGTTTCGTGCCCTCCAAAG GTAAAATGTCGAGACGAAAGTGA
- the LOC128240632 gene encoding putative nuclease HARBI1, with protein MADFHRRLQRLRDRAVGITIPRLFRDRLNPLEVLSPEEVFRRYRFSIVTLVTLMFPLLERATQRSCPLPPLLSVLVTLHFVASSSHYTVIGDVHGLSSSSVCRAVRRVIRIMAKLAKRVVSFRRDVGVCKAEFYALAGFPNVIGLIDGTQVRVRAPHEFEADYVNRKGYHSINVQMVCDAKLRFMNVVAKWPGSVHDSRIFRESCLASELEQGQHNGYILGDSGYGCKPYLLTPYLNPRTGPQERYNEALVRTRVTVERSFGVLKRRSPCLSYGLRLEPEMA; from the exons ATGGCCGACTTTCACAGAAGATTGCAGCGTCTGCGTGATAGAGCAGTCGGAATTACTATTCCACGTCTGTTTAGGGACAGATTAAACCCGCTGGAGGTGTTGTCGCCAGAGGAGGTGTTTCGGCGCTACCGATTTAGTATCGTTACGCTGGTGACACTGATGTTTCCTTTGTTGGAGAGGGCAACTCAGCGTTCTTGCCCCCTACCTCCTCTTCTGAGTGTATTAGTAACACTCCACTTTGTGGCCAGTAGTTCCCATTACACCGTAATCGGCGATGTTCATGGACTTTCGTCTTCCTCTGTGTGTCGCGCAGTGCGTAGAGTTATTAGAATTATGGCTAAGCTTGCCAAGAGGGTCGTGTCATTTCGGAGAGATGTCGGTGTGTGCAAGGCGGAATTTTATGCACTTGCGG GATTTCCAAATGTCATTGGTTTGATAGACGGCACTCAAGTACGTGTACGAGCCCCTCATGAGTTTGAAGCCGATTATGTAAACAGGAAAGGTTATCATTCGATCAATGTACAG ATGGTTTGTGATGCAAAGCTTCgttttatgaatgttgttgCCAAGTGGCCAGGAAGTGTCCACGACTCGAGAATATTCAGAGAGTCATGCCTTGCATCAGAATTAGAGCAAG GCCAACATAATGGGTACATACTGGGAGACAGTGGGTATGGCTGTAAGCCATACCTTCTCACACCATACCTGAATCCAAGAACAGGACCTCAAGAAAG GTATAATGAAGCACTGGTTAGAACAAGGGTAACAGTGGAGAGGTCTTTTGGAGTGCTGAAAAGACGATCCCCATGCTTGTCGTATGGTCTTCGTTTGGAACCAGAGATGGCATGA